Proteins encoded within one genomic window of Desulfatiglans sp.:
- a CDS encoding alpha/beta hydrolase: MTVQETTLGKKKILKRVFIVIACSIFALILILAIIVYNWTFTEHGRLDPEVAVALRLMPELPDPNTLSPTEAVKLLRKPGSLSRNKPIDIFNVEDREIPGTLGNIPIRIYQPIDSRSLPILIWYHGGGFTMGDLDGSDSFCRKLSKLSGAVVVSVDYRLAPEYTFPAAAEDAYAAFAWTAQNAELISGNSSRIAVMGGSAGGCLAAVTTLMARDRKGPSIIYQVLFFPSTDQSDSDFPSHTLYDKGYYLTFEWLKFFRRQYIPNEPDRKHPYASPLLAPDHRGLPPSLVITAEFDPVRDEGEAYAEKLKNAVQCVL; encoded by the coding sequence ATGACAGTTCAAGAAACCACACTGGGTAAGAAGAAAATATTAAAACGCGTTTTTATTGTTATTGCTTGTTCAATTTTCGCCTTAATTCTGATTCTCGCCATCATTGTATACAACTGGACCTTCACAGAACATGGCAGGCTGGACCCAGAGGTTGCTGTTGCTTTAAGGCTGATGCCTGAGCTTCCCGATCCAAACACACTTTCACCGACTGAGGCTGTAAAGCTTTTACGAAAACCCGGAAGTCTCTCACGAAACAAGCCTATTGATATATTTAACGTAGAGGATCGGGAAATCCCCGGTACATTAGGAAATATTCCGATCCGAATTTATCAGCCCATTGACTCTCGCAGCCTCCCGATCCTTATCTGGTATCATGGCGGAGGGTTCACCATGGGGGATCTGGATGGTTCAGATAGTTTCTGCCGGAAGCTGTCAAAACTTTCCGGTGCAGTAGTTGTTTCTGTGGATTATCGTCTGGCTCCGGAATATACCTTTCCTGCTGCTGCAGAGGATGCCTATGCCGCTTTTGCCTGGACGGCACAGAATGCTGAACTGATCTCCGGAAACAGCAGTCGTATCGCAGTCATGGGTGGAAGTGCAGGCGGATGTCTTGCAGCAGTGACTACTTTGATGGCAAGAGACAGGAAAGGACCTTCTATAATTTATCAGGTCCTTTTTTTCCCATCCACGGATCAGAGCGATTCCGACTTTCCTTCCCACACCTTGTACGATAAAGGATATTACCTTACATTCGAATGGCTGAAATTTTTCAGGAGGCAATATATTCCAAATGAACCAGATAGAAAACATCCATATGCATCACCGCTCCTTGCTCCCGATCACCGTGGACTTCCTCCTTCCTTGGTTATAACCGCCGAGTTTGACCCTGTTCGTGATGAAGGAGAAGCCTATGCGGAAAAGCTTAAAAATGCGGTCCAGTGCGTCTTATAA
- a CDS encoding alpha/beta hydrolase produces MATSSVNDIKNPKGRILVWLKRLGIGSVIFIFLILLGGYIFQAYTDSRTESLYPPPGQLVDIGGYRLHYQSRGSGSPVVVLDSGLAGGGFDWANIQPEVAKFTHVISYDRAGLWWSDRGPKERTSRQIVKELHALLKQAEIPGPYVLVGASFGGYNVRLFTDEYPEQVAGLVLVDSVIDLLQNDNIPESIRRANKNLIELAEVGYFLAPFGVGHLIMPGLLGDLPAEIKDLYLAQSCKTSNFQTSCAEWLNLNISTSQMKGCRLPPDIPIAVLSASRSPNPEAPAEDQLIYLNIFHEEHAAIARQSTNSYHYIVPDSGHAIAFEKPDAVIDSIRRVVEAVRTKTKLMPPNR; encoded by the coding sequence ATGGCAACAAGTAGTGTGAATGATATTAAGAACCCAAAAGGGCGTATTTTAGTATGGTTAAAACGCCTTGGAATAGGTAGTGTGATTTTTATATTTCTGATTCTTCTTGGTGGTTATATTTTTCAGGCTTATACCGACTCCCGCACTGAAAGTCTATATCCACCGCCCGGACAGCTTGTGGATATCGGTGGATACCGCCTGCATTATCAGAGCAGAGGCTCAGGTTCACCTGTTGTGGTGCTGGATAGCGGTTTGGCTGGAGGCGGTTTTGATTGGGCCAATATTCAACCTGAAGTGGCAAAATTCACCCATGTCATCTCATATGATCGGGCCGGTCTCTGGTGGAGCGACAGAGGCCCGAAGGAGCGTACAAGCAGACAGATCGTAAAGGAGCTACATGCTTTGTTAAAACAAGCCGAAATTCCTGGCCCCTATGTTCTTGTGGGAGCCTCATTTGGCGGATATAATGTGCGGTTATTTACAGATGAATACCCTGAACAGGTTGCTGGTTTGGTCCTGGTGGATTCAGTTATTGATCTGTTACAGAATGATAATATTCCGGAATCAATAAGACGCGCAAATAAAAATCTCATTGAACTGGCAGAGGTTGGATATTTTCTTGCTCCTTTCGGGGTGGGTCATCTAATAATGCCTGGATTACTTGGGGATTTGCCTGCAGAGATAAAGGATTTATACCTCGCGCAGAGTTGTAAAACATCCAATTTTCAGACATCATGCGCTGAATGGCTCAATTTAAATATCAGTACATCTCAAATGAAAGGATGCAGGCTCCCGCCCGATATTCCGATTGCAGTTCTCTCAGCATCGAGATCTCCCAATCCCGAGGCTCCGGCTGAAGATCAGTTAATTTATTTAAATATCTTTCATGAAGAACATGCGGCTATAGCTCGCCAGTCCACCAACAGCTACCACTATATAGTACCGGATAGTGGGCATGCGATTGCATTCGAGAAACCTGACGCGGTCATTGATTCGATCCGCAGAGTGGTCGAGGCAGTCAGAACCAAGACTAAACTGATGCCCCCGAATCGATAA
- a CDS encoding PDZ domain-containing protein, whose amino-acid sequence MFKKVIRVLSGIIIISLFLFFIIRFNRSQITDASVINSHDEEISSALADIQKRLTALEDQLDIEAGHLMDLEALIKDIHKKPVVNTDNKTKPEQTIKTAKTIEEAIKMAQMQMKNETGKNDRASQIARFIEAGFSENDSMWLADKIDDIRIDSMYEGWENARRNYLKEKSKRKSGMEELKERLGPDGYEKYFKAMGDFVSVIVEGVMDKSPADLAGLKKGDEIISYNGERICYNLELSEAIVRGELGEPVMLEIIRDGQKLKIPMERGPLGILTDWGAGVLIPAEQVEGKK is encoded by the coding sequence ATGTTCAAGAAGGTCATTAGAGTATTATCAGGTATTATAATAATCAGTTTGTTTCTATTTTTTATTATCCGTTTTAACAGATCTCAAATAACTGATGCATCAGTAATAAATAGCCATGATGAGGAGATATCTTCAGCACTTGCAGACATACAAAAGCGGCTGACTGCCCTTGAAGATCAGCTTGATATTGAAGCGGGTCATCTTATGGACCTTGAAGCCTTGATAAAGGATATCCATAAAAAACCGGTAGTAAATACAGATAATAAAACTAAACCAGAACAGACAATAAAAACTGCGAAGACTATTGAAGAGGCGATTAAAATGGCGCAGATGCAGATGAAAAATGAAACAGGAAAAAATGATCGTGCATCACAGATAGCCCGTTTTATAGAAGCTGGCTTTTCCGAAAATGATTCCATGTGGCTCGCGGACAAGATAGATGATATCCGGATAGATTCAATGTACGAAGGGTGGGAAAATGCTCGCAGGAACTATTTAAAGGAAAAATCAAAAAGAAAGTCCGGGATGGAAGAGCTTAAAGAGCGATTAGGGCCTGATGGTTATGAAAAGTACTTTAAGGCGATGGGAGATTTCGTGAGCGTTATTGTAGAGGGTGTTATGGATAAATCACCGGCGGATCTCGCAGGATTAAAGAAGGGTGATGAAATCATCAGCTATAATGGCGAGCGGATTTGTTACAACCTGGAACTTTCGGAGGCCATTGTTCGTGGTGAACTTGGTGAACCGGTTATGCTGGAGATAATCCGCGATGGACAAAAGTTAAAAATACCTATGGAACGAGGTCCACTGGGAATCTTAACAGACTGGGGCGCAGGGGTGCTAATTCCTGCTGAACAGGTAGAAGGAAAGAAATAG
- a CDS encoding DUF4386 family protein: MKLQKLGGIAAIAGTCLYILYRVLYIFIQARFGELDEPAKVINAVAAAPVNFYVLNLVYIFANVSGIIFFYALYERLKENAPHLSRIMLSTAFVGTAFYIAGSMIYIEAISMIVPVKDVTAYRAIDAAVSGMSSFGDHSWGWMYLLIGCAVLKTKAFSPILGWLSVIVGILWIPWFILSQFGFDMVGLFSLLPFIISTIWFGISLFRIKE; the protein is encoded by the coding sequence ATGAAACTTCAAAAACTGGGTGGGATCGCCGCAATTGCCGGAACATGCCTGTACATACTGTATCGCGTGCTTTATATATTTATTCAGGCGCGCTTTGGTGAGTTAGACGAACCGGCGAAGGTGATAAATGCAGTGGCGGCTGCGCCAGTAAATTTTTATGTGCTCAATCTTGTATACATCTTCGCCAATGTTTCAGGCATTATCTTTTTTTATGCGCTTTATGAACGTTTGAAAGAGAATGCTCCTCATCTTTCGCGAATTATGCTTAGCACCGCATTTGTGGGAACTGCCTTTTATATTGCCGGCTCAATGATATACATAGAGGCCATTAGTATGATCGTTCCGGTAAAGGATGTAACTGCTTATCGGGCGATTGATGCAGCAGTTTCCGGGATGAGCTCTTTTGGTGATCATTCATGGGGGTGGATGTATCTTTTGATAGGATGCGCGGTGCTGAAGACTAAAGCGTTTTCACCGATTCTCGGCTGGCTGTCTGTTATAGTGGGAATCTTGTGGATACCCTGGTTCATCCTCAGCCAGTTTGGGTTTGATATGGTTGGTTTATTCTCTCTTTTGCCTTTTATCATAAGCACAATCTGGTTTGGAATTAGTCTATTTCGGATAAAGGAATAA